Part of the Deferribacterota bacterium genome, GCACGTTTATCAATTTTTAATGGTAAGCCGTATACAGAAGCATGTTTTCTATGACATGTACCAAAAGCATCATTAACATAAACATCTACAAATCTACTTAAAGCATTAACAAATTCAGGATCATTCTTTTCTTCTCCTTTATGAAATCGCAAATTTTCCAATAATAATATCTCGCCGCTATTTAAAGTATTAACCTTTCTTTCTACTTCTTCTCCAATGCAATCATCAACAAAACCTATTTTGAAAAAGTTTTCACTAATATAGTCCGCAACACTTTTTAGGCTATATTCCTTTCTTCTCTCACCTTTAGGTCTACCTAGATGGGATGCTAATATAATTTTTGCACCACTATTTTTTGCAAATTCTATTGTTTGCATAGCTTCTCTAATACGTGTGTCATCATCTACTTTACCATTTCTAATTGGTACATTAAAATCCACGCGGAGAAACAACCTCTCATTATTTAAATCTAAATCCTTGATAGATTTTATTCTCATATTTCCTCCTTATTTTTATAATAAATAAAGAAATTGCTGCCACCATAAAAATGTTGGTAGCAGCATAATAATTAAAATTATTTATAATACTTTCGTTGCTAATTCAGCTACTCTATTTGAATATCCCCATTCATTATCATACCAACTAAATACTTTTACAGTATTTCCTATAACTTTTGTAAGCTCTGCATCAAAAATTGAAGAACTACTGTTCCCTTTTAAATCAACTGATACAACAGGTTCAGTACAATACTCTAATATTCCCTTTAGCTCTCCTTCGGCTGCTTTTTGCATAGCTTTGTTTATCTCTTCTGCAGTTGCTGTTTTCTCAATAGTACAAGTTAGATCAACAATTGAGACGTTAGGTGTGGGAACCCTTATTGCCAAACCATCAAGTTTACCTTTCAACTCTGGTATTACTTCACCTATTGCTTTTGCTGCGCCTGTTGTAGTTGGTATCATAGATACAGCAGCAGCTCTAGCCCTCCTTAAATCTTTGTGGGGTAAATCTAAAATCATCTGGTCATTAGTATATGAATGCGTTGTTGTCATCAATCCCTGTTGAATACCAAAATTATCATGCAATACTTTTACAATTGGAGCTAAACAATTAGTAGTACATGATGCATTAGATATAATATGATGTTTCGAGCTATCGTATTGATCAAAATTCACACCTAATACAACGGTAATATCAGGAGATTTTGCAGGTGCTGTTATAATAACTTTTTTTGCACCTGCATCAAAATGTTTCGATGCAGCTTCTCTAGATCTAAACAACCCTGTAGATTCAATAACAACATCAACACCTAAATTACCCCAACCTAAATTTGATGGATCTTTTTCACTTAATACTCTTATCTCTTTTCCATTTACAATTAGCGATTTATCAGTGTGATCAATATCAAAATCTGCAATACCGTGAACTGAATCATACTTTAATAGATGTGCCAAGGTTAAAGGATCTGTCAAGTCATTAACAGCAACAAATTCTATAGGCAATCCACCCTTTAATGCAGACCTAAACACACATCTGCCAATCCTTCCAAAACCATTAATACCCACTCTAACTGACATTATCATCCTCCTTTATATATTTTTTAATATGTTCATCTAAAAATGCGATAAACTTTTCAATATCACTACTATCTAATTCCTTTCTATTCTTAATTATATTACCAAGCCTATTTATTTCATAAATTGCTTTGTTTTTCAATTCCTTTATATTTTTTTCATAATTACTCAACCTAGCTGTTGTATTTTTAAGCTTATCTTTGAGTAACATATTTTCACTTGTTTGATTTTTTAACTGCTCAGATAGTTCAATAGACTTTCTTACATTGTTATATTCAACCAATTTATTAATCAATAGGTTAAGTTTATCGACCTGCTTTGTTGTGTTTAAATATTCGTTATAAATTTCGTTATAAGCTTTTTTTAATGCACCTATTTCCTTTAAATTATTAAGGTTTTTCCTGGCTATCTGTTTTTTCTCTTCATCAATTTTTTCCATTGATTCAGCTATCTCTTTATAAGTAGTTATATCATTTAAAGACTCAACAATGTTTATAACTGAATTATCAAATACAACAGGATACATTATCTGATCATAACAATATTTCTTACCATCTATATAAGTATCAACTTCTTGGTTAATCTGTTGCTTAATACTAGTTATTTCGCTCATTTTACACCATTTGCAGGGTTTATCTAATTTATAAACTATTTTGAAACATTTTTTGTTAATTAACTGTTTTGGTGTTCCACAACCTAGCAATTTAGCTAGTGAGATATTAGCAAATTTTATATTATAATCCAAATCAACTACAAAGAAAAGGTTTCCTTGGCCATTTAATATAAGTTCAAATTTATCTCTATCTTTCTCCAACTGTTTAATTTCACTTTTTAATTTCTCCTCAATATGTTGTTTTTCTCTATATATTTTGAAAGCATTAGAAAAAACTTTTATTAAAATACTATTTAAATCATAAAATTTCGGAATTATGAGATATAGCTTGTCTTCTCCCAGTTCTAGCTCTATAACCCTAAATTCAACTAAATTATCCTTAAAAAACCCGGCTATATTAGATTTATTATTATTTAACTGTTTTTTAAAATAATCTGATATATTAATTTGCTTCAGCTTATTGTTGTGTAAAAAATATTCATTACCCATCTTGACATATATAGGTATATTAATTCCTTCTAATAATTTCCCAATTAACTCTTTAAATAATACTTTCATTTCATCCTAGTTTTTCAGGTATCGATAATATAAAACAATCCACTATTTTTGCACCACTATATTTAAAAAGCTTCGACAACTCATTAACTGTTGCTCCTGATGTATAGATATCATCAACAAGTAATATATTTTTATTCCTAACATCTCTAACTAAATTAAAGGCGCCCTTTATGTTTCTGAACCTCTCCTTATATTTTAGCTGCCACTGGTAAGTCGTTTTTCTTTTCCTAACAGCTGGCTTTATCAATGTTATATTATGTAATTTAGAGATCTCTTTAGTCATAATATCAGCAGGATGAAAAAGCCTTATAAATCTCCTTTTCCAATGGCTTGGAACCATAGTAATTATATCATATTTTAATGGCTCTGGTAAAGATAAATACTTGCAGATTCTACGCAATAAATAGACAGATCTTATATTATTGTTAAACTTCATATTTTTTATTATTCCATCTATTGGTGTTTTATAATAAAAATAAAAAAATACTTTATCAAAATATTTTTCATCAAAACAGTTTTTGCAATAGTTAACCTTAACATCTGATGGAAAACCACAATTTAAACATTTATATTTTATCTTAATCTTCTTCAATTTTTTAACACAATTAGAACATAATATTCTATTGAAATTTATAGTTTTTTTACAACCAACGCATTCACAATAAAAAATTTCATTTAACAATTAATGACTCACCCGTCATTTCATTAGGGATGTCAATACCTAATATATCCAACATTGTTGGGGCTATATCAGCTAATTTTCCATATTTACTTGTTAATTTACATTTATAGTTATATATAATAAAAGGCACTGGATTTGTAGTATGGGCTGTATGTGGACCATTTGTGCTATAGTCCCACATCTGCTCACTATTACCATGATCAGCTGTTACCAATAAAACTGAATCAGTCTCATTAGCTATTTTTACAACATCACCTAGA contains:
- the gap gene encoding type I glyceraldehyde-3-phosphate dehydrogenase, yielding MSVRVGINGFGRIGRCVFRSALKGGLPIEFVAVNDLTDPLTLAHLLKYDSVHGIADFDIDHTDKSLIVNGKEIRVLSEKDPSNLGWGNLGVDVVIESTGLFRSREAASKHFDAGAKKVIITAPAKSPDITVVLGVNFDQYDSSKHHIISNASCTTNCLAPIVKVLHDNFGIQQGLMTTTHSYTNDQMILDLPHKDLRRARAAAVSMIPTTTGAAKAIGEVIPELKGKLDGLAIRVPTPNVSIVDLTCTIEKTATAEEINKAMQKAAEGELKGILEYCTEPVVSVDLKGNSSSSIFDAELTKVIGNTVKVFSWYDNEWGYSNRVAELATKVL
- a CDS encoding PAS domain-containing protein, yielding MKVLFKELIGKLLEGINIPIYVKMGNEYFLHNNKLKQINISDYFKKQLNNNKSNIAGFFKDNLVEFRVIELELGEDKLYLIIPKFYDLNSILIKVFSNAFKIYREKQHIEEKLKSEIKQLEKDRDKFELILNGQGNLFFVVDLDYNIKFANISLAKLLGCGTPKQLINKKCFKIVYKLDKPCKWCKMSEITSIKQQINQEVDTYIDGKKYCYDQIMYPVVFDNSVINIVESLNDITTYKEIAESMEKIDEEKKQIARKNLNNLKEIGALKKAYNEIYNEYLNTTKQVDKLNLLINKLVEYNNVRKSIELSEQLKNQTSENMLLKDKLKNTTARLSNYEKNIKELKNKAIYEINRLGNIIKNRKELDSSDIEKFIAFLDEHIKKYIKEDDNVS
- a CDS encoding ComF family protein yields the protein MKKIKIKYKCLNCGFPSDVKVNYCKNCFDEKYFDKVFFYFYYKTPIDGIIKNMKFNNNIRSVYLLRRICKYLSLPEPLKYDIITMVPSHWKRRFIRLFHPADIMTKEISKLHNITLIKPAVRKRKTTYQWQLKYKERFRNIKGAFNLVRDVRNKNILLVDDIYTSGATVNELSKLFKYSGAKIVDCFILSIPEKLG
- a CDS encoding phosphoglycerate kinase codes for the protein MRIKSIKDLDLNNERLFLRVDFNVPIRNGKVDDDTRIREAMQTIEFAKNSGAKIILASHLGRPKGERRKEYSLKSVADYISENFFKIGFVDDCIGEEVERKVNTLNSGEILLLENLRFHKGEEKNDPEFVNALSRFVDVYVNDAFGTCHRKHASVYGLPLKIDKRAAGFLIEKEVKVFDKILTDPERPFVAILGGAKISDKIGVINSLLDKIDRLFIGGAMAYTFLKFNGVKVGKSLVEEDMLNTVGDIVKKAESKGVKIYLPVDHIASESPEGEPKAVDSANIDDNLMGLDIGIKTISLFKDGLKDAKTILWNGP